Genomic window (Streptomyces sp. NBC_00078):
GCCACAGGGCGCCGGTGTCCAACCAGCCGTCGTAGTAGGCGTCGACGTCCTGGTGGCCGTACTCCAGGCGGAGCGAGGCGGGCCGCAGGAAGCCCTCGGCGCCGACGGTCAGCGAGGGGCGGCCGAGTATGCGCAGGGCCTCGGCGACCCGCTCGGCGAGGTCTCCGGGGCGGGCCGCCGGAGCTCCGTCGAAGGCGATGCGGGGCCAGGAGCCGCCGTCGGCCGGCTTGAGGTCGAGCAGACGCTCGGCCAGGAGGTCGCCGAGCCGGTCCCAGGTGATCGCTTCGAGTCGCACACGGCCCATGATGCGCCAGCCGCCCGCCCGGATGCGTCGCACACCCGCTGGCAGGGAAGGTGTACGGGAGGAGGGTGTGCGGAGCGCGGGCGCAGAGGGCGGTTGCGCGGTGGTCCAAGGTCCTGTCGGGGGGAAAGAACCAGCCATGGCACGTCTGACAACTCCCCCGCCCCGCATCGGGCTTCTCGTCTTCCAGCCTCTCCGGAGACGGCACTGCAAGGAGTGTCAAGCCGGACCGTTGACGCTGCTCGTGATCGAAGAGGGAGCGCCGCGGTGTCTCGACTGTGCCGATCTCGGGCATCTGGTGTTCCTGCCGCGCGGCGACACGGCGCTGACGCGTCGGTCGCGGGAGGAGAGCACACTGTCGGCGGTCGTGGTGCGCTTCAACCGGCGCAAGGCGCGGTACGAGCGGCAGGGCGTCCTGGTCGAGGAGGCGGGGCTCGCCCGGGCCGAGCGGCGGTGCCTCGCGGACGCCGAGGCGCGGCGGCGGCGTCGGGTGCGGGACGCCCGGCGACGGGCCGCGGAGGACGTGCGGTTCACGAAGGCGTTCGCGGCGGAGATA
Coding sequences:
- a CDS encoding DUF2293 domain-containing protein, with amino-acid sequence MARLTTPPPRIGLLVFQPLRRRHCKECQAGPLTLLVIEEGAPRCLDCADLGHLVFLPRGDTALTRRSREESTLSAVVVRFNRRKARYERQGVLVEEAGLARAERRCLADAEARRRRRVRDARRRAAEDVRFTKAFAAEIRRLFPACPVERAREIAEHSSVRGSGRVGRSAAGRALSEGAVVSAVVASVRHVDTPYDQLLMSGVPRHEARRRIGAGVETVLRGWRSDRAEAG